In Arthrobacter sp. Marseille-P9274, the following are encoded in one genomic region:
- a CDS encoding conjugal transfer protein TraD, with product MRKVRDYDAELKALGDKARALKAKKVQQLGELVTSTGADTLDADVLAGALLHIVAEAQAEGNREAWRSDGAAFFQGRGRKTGRRAGGSAEGGSEAGAGEAQA from the coding sequence ATGCGCAAGGTCCGCGACTATGACGCCGAGTTGAAGGCGCTGGGCGACAAGGCCCGCGCGCTCAAGGCGAAGAAGGTCCAGCAGCTAGGCGAACTGGTCACGTCCACCGGGGCCGATACGCTTGATGCCGACGTGTTGGCCGGTGCGCTGCTCCATATCGTCGCCGAAGCACAGGCTGAAGGAAACCGGGAGGCGTGGCGCTCCGATGGCGCGGCTTTCTTTCAAGGGCGCGGGCGCAAGACTGGCCGACGTGCTGGCGGCAGCGCGGAAGGCGGAAGCGAAGCTGGCGCAGGCGAGGCACAGGCTTGA